One region of Candidatus Brocadia sp. genomic DNA includes:
- the lpxD gene encoding UDP-3-O-(3-hydroxymyristoyl)glucosamine N-acyltransferase, producing MEKTLQELSEYVGGTVAGDPSVKIRGVMGIDDAQEGYITFISNDKYIKKINQTKASAIIVSPKLKGTNLSLSQKRDRNLLICNNPYLAFAKLVELLMYKKPTYTKGIDGSARIDKTAVIGQDVSIRSYVTIGQNTQIGNRVVVYPCVSIGDNCIIGDDTIIYPNAVIYNETVIGKRVTIHSNTVIGSSGFGYAPDGQSYYKIPQVGTTIIEDDVDIGANTTINRAVLGETIIRKGTKIDSQVVISHNVEVGENSLIVSQVGIAGSARIGRHVTLAGGAGVVGHIEIGDNVTVGGYSGVINDIPSNETYLGAPALPIKRMRKCYVIIEKLPEMREYMKTLEKRIKQLEERNSLPQGTQSTQERQ from the coding sequence ATGGAAAAAACGCTGCAAGAACTCTCTGAGTACGTCGGCGGTACGGTCGCTGGAGACCCTTCCGTAAAGATACGGGGTGTCATGGGCATCGATGATGCGCAGGAAGGATATATTACTTTTATATCCAATGATAAATATATTAAAAAAATCAATCAGACAAAGGCCTCTGCTATAATCGTATCGCCAAAATTGAAAGGCACGAACCTGTCTCTTTCTCAGAAAAGAGACAGGAATCTTTTGATATGCAATAACCCCTATCTTGCATTTGCAAAGTTAGTGGAACTCCTGATGTATAAAAAGCCCACATACACAAAGGGTATCGATGGGTCTGCCAGAATCGACAAAACGGCCGTGATCGGACAAGACGTTTCTATCCGCTCCTACGTCACAATAGGTCAAAATACACAGATTGGCAACCGCGTGGTAGTATACCCGTGTGTCTCTATTGGAGATAATTGCATAATTGGTGATGACACCATTATTTATCCAAACGCCGTAATTTATAACGAAACGGTGATTGGCAAACGGGTAACCATTCATAGCAATACTGTTATCGGCAGCAGCGGCTTTGGATACGCGCCAGATGGCCAGAGTTATTACAAGATTCCCCAGGTCGGCACTACCATAATCGAAGACGATGTGGATATTGGAGCGAACACAACAATTAACCGCGCCGTGCTGGGAGAGACGATCATCCGAAAGGGTACAAAGATCGATAGCCAGGTAGTAATCTCGCATAATGTGGAGGTAGGTGAAAATTCCTTGATTGTATCCCAGGTAGGTATTGCGGGTTCAGCCAGGATTGGAAGACACGTAACCCTTGCAGGTGGTGCTGGGGTTGTGGGACACATTGAAATTGGGGACAACGTTACCGTTGGCGGATATTCGGGGGTTATCAATGATATCCCGAGTAATGAAACGTATCTTGGCGCACCAGCACTCCCCATCAAACGGATGCGGAAATGTTATGTAATCATTGAAAAACTACCCGAAATGAGAGAATATATGAAGACCCTGGAAAAGAGAATAAAGCAGTTAGAAGAACGTAATAGTTTACCGCAGGGTACGCAAAGCACGCAGGAAAGACAGTAA